The Clostridiaceae bacterium HFYG-1003 genome includes a window with the following:
- a CDS encoding DHH family phosphoesterase: MDKYSRFKREQVLYIVVNAAAILWLVYLRQFLAAGVIALLLLLIFALLNQLHLFKRKEWDKFTNDSIRKLKPSMVEAVEKMEFPLVSFTRDGQISWYNRKFREIAAKDTIRDIDEVLDLDPEKLWKGEVPEFLNFQNRVYKITPVKYTAAHGEFEEDLLFLFLIDVTEVKRAEDRKIITMLVEVDNLSEVLNSAPESRRPLISAAIEKQLLDYATQLKGFMKRYSNSKSILMAPYEIFRDEVKKKFPILDQIKSINLGNTIEPTLSIGVSYDNDYLMTDGLAAEQAKELALGRGGDQAVIKRGEKLTFFGGNSREVEKKSRVRSRVIAHALRDLINESGSIFIMGHANPDLDCLGAAVGITAIARSLGKPAFILMDEPYRNVADILQLIKAEESYADVFLPSDAVLSELKPNDLLIVVDVHSLGYVLNRQVATAGINKVVIDHHRRAPDAITGATLSYIETYASSTSELVTELIQYIVEKPHLLKVEADALLSGIMVDTKYFIYKTGSRTFEAASFLRKAGANTLDIRNLLSYDKELYLLKAAIVKTGEVEKGVAIAVCPAGIKDPLIAAQAADEFLNLKGITTSFVLAQDGPDVVISARSNGTVNVQVIMEKFGGGGHMTMSGARVKDATAEEVKDNIKKILNTTIREEEDDESDTATGRQERR, from the coding sequence ATGGACAAATACTCTCGTTTCAAGCGGGAACAGGTTCTCTACATCGTTGTGAACGCGGCAGCCATCCTGTGGCTGGTGTATCTGCGCCAGTTTCTGGCAGCGGGAGTCATCGCCCTGCTGCTGCTCCTGATCTTTGCCCTGTTGAACCAGCTTCATCTGTTCAAGCGCAAGGAGTGGGACAAGTTCACCAATGATTCCATCCGGAAGCTGAAACCTTCCATGGTGGAAGCCGTGGAGAAGATGGAATTTCCCCTGGTCTCCTTTACCCGGGATGGCCAGATCAGCTGGTATAACCGAAAATTCAGAGAAATCGCTGCCAAGGACACCATCCGTGATATTGATGAAGTACTTGATCTGGATCCGGAAAAGCTCTGGAAAGGGGAAGTACCGGAATTCCTGAATTTCCAGAACAGGGTCTATAAAATCACGCCGGTGAAGTATACCGCCGCCCACGGCGAATTTGAGGAGGATCTGCTCTTTCTGTTTCTCATCGACGTCACCGAAGTGAAACGGGCGGAGGATCGCAAGATCATCACCATGCTGGTGGAGGTCGACAATCTCAGCGAGGTTCTCAACTCCGCGCCGGAATCGCGCCGGCCGCTGATCTCCGCCGCCATCGAAAAGCAGCTTCTGGATTATGCCACTCAGCTGAAGGGATTCATGAAGCGCTACTCCAACAGCAAAAGCATCCTGATGGCTCCCTATGAAATATTCCGGGATGAAGTGAAAAAGAAATTCCCCATCCTGGATCAGATCAAGTCCATCAACCTGGGCAATACCATTGAACCGACTCTGTCCATCGGCGTCTCCTATGACAACGACTATCTGATGACGGACGGACTGGCGGCAGAACAGGCCAAGGAACTGGCACTGGGCCGGGGCGGCGATCAGGCGGTCATCAAGCGGGGAGAAAAGCTGACCTTCTTCGGCGGAAACTCCCGTGAAGTGGAAAAGAAATCCCGGGTTCGTTCCCGTGTCATCGCCCACGCGCTGCGTGATCTGATCAATGAGAGCGGCAGCATCTTCATCATGGGCCATGCCAATCCCGATCTGGACTGCCTGGGAGCCGCGGTGGGCATCACGGCCATTGCCCGGTCGCTGGGCAAGCCGGCCTTCATTCTGATGGACGAGCCTTACCGCAATGTCGCTGACATTCTTCAGCTGATCAAGGCGGAAGAGTCCTATGCCGATGTGTTCCTGCCTTCGGACGCCGTCCTGAGCGAACTGAAACCCAACGATCTGCTGATCGTAGTGGACGTTCATTCCCTGGGGTATGTCCTGAACCGTCAGGTGGCCACGGCCGGCATCAACAAGGTGGTCATTGACCATCACCGGCGGGCACCCGATGCCATTACCGGAGCCACTCTGAGTTACATCGAGACCTATGCCTCCTCCACCTCCGAACTGGTGACGGAACTGATCCAGTACATCGTGGAGAAGCCCCATCTGCTCAAAGTGGAAGCCGATGCCCTGCTGTCGGGCATCATGGTCGATACCAAGTACTTCATTTACAAAACCGGCTCCCGGACCTTTGAAGCGGCTTCGTTCCTGCGCAAGGCCGGAGCCAACACCCTTGACATCCGCAACCTGTTGTCCTATGATAAGGAACTGTATTTGCTCAAGGCTGCCATCGTCAAGACCGGCGAGGTAGAAAAGGGTGTTGCCATCGCGGTCTGTCCGGCCGGGATCAAGGATCCCCTGATTGCCGCTCAGGCAGCCGATGAGTTCCTGAATCTGAAGGGGATCACCACCTCCTTTGTTCTGGCTCAGGATGGCCCGGATGTGGTGATTTCAGCCCGCAGCAACGGCACAGTCAATGTTCAGGTCATCATGGAGAAATTCGGCGGCGGCGGACACATGACGATGTCAGGTGCCCGGGTCAAGGATGCCACCGCCGAGGAAGTCAAGGATAACATCAAGAAAATTTTGAATACCACCATCAGGGAGGAAGAAGACGATGAAAGTGATACTGCTACAGGACGTCAAGAACGTCGGTAA
- a CDS encoding NUDIX domain-containing protein gives MKKPEKSCGIILRNDNKEYLIIRHLAGHWDFPKGHVEAGETEEETALREVLEETGLTAAIWPGFRETVNYLIRGRIPKEVVYFLGAPGSGRVELQAEEVSDYVFLPYEAARQRLTFDSNRRLLDKAQAFVEAQENASSDRTDREA, from the coding sequence ATGAAAAAACCGGAAAAATCATGCGGGATCATCCTGCGCAATGACAACAAGGAATATCTGATCATCCGTCATCTGGCCGGGCATTGGGATTTTCCCAAGGGCCACGTGGAGGCAGGAGAGACGGAAGAAGAAACCGCTCTGCGGGAAGTACTGGAAGAAACCGGCCTCACGGCTGCCATCTGGCCGGGATTCCGGGAAACAGTAAACTACCTGATTCGCGGCCGGATCCCCAAGGAAGTGGTCTACTTCCTCGGAGCCCCGGGCAGCGGGCGGGTGGAACTTCAGGCCGAGGAAGTCAGTGATTATGTCTTTTTGCCCTATGAGGCGGCCAGGCAGCGTCTGACCTTTGACTCGAATCGCCGGCTGCTGGATAAAGCCCAGGCTTTTGTGGAAGCGCAGGAAAATGCATCATCGGACAGGACCGATCGGGAAGCCTGA
- the rplI gene encoding 50S ribosomal protein L9, with translation MKVILLQDVKNVGKKGEIVNASDGYARNFLFPKKLAQEATTGNLNTAQAKQDAERKQKQKDLEKAHALAAELKEKQIRIKVKTGEGGRLFGAITSKDLAGEIKNQLGYDIDKKKIMLDTIKGTGLYEAEIKLYPEVTGKLKVLVEAE, from the coding sequence ATGAAAGTGATACTGCTACAGGACGTCAAGAACGTCGGTAAGAAAGGTGAAATAGTCAACGCCAGCGACGGCTATGCCAGAAATTTCCTGTTCCCGAAGAAGCTGGCTCAGGAAGCCACCACGGGAAATCTCAATACAGCGCAGGCCAAGCAGGATGCCGAACGCAAGCAAAAGCAGAAGGACCTGGAAAAAGCTCATGCCCTGGCGGCCGAGCTCAAGGAAAAGCAGATCCGGATCAAGGTCAAGACCGGCGAAGGCGGACGTCTCTTCGGAGCCATCACCTCCAAGGACCTGGCCGGCGAGATCAAAAATCAGCTCGGCTATGACATTGACAAGAAAAAAATCATGCTGGACACCATCAAGGGGACCGGTCTGTACGAGGCCGAGATCAAGCTTTACCCTGAAGTGACGGGCAAGCTCAAAGTTCTGGTTGAAGCGGAGTAA
- a CDS encoding adenylosuccinate synthase has product MNTKVVVGAQWGDEGKGKVTDYLAEGSDLIVRFQGGNNAGHTIEVDGKQYKLQLIPSGIIYGGRMNVIGNGVAFDPAAFFREADTLAQAGILVTPEVLAISDRVNLILPYHIELDRLKELARGSQDIGTTKKGIGPCYTDKYERSGIRMCDLMDRDTFSEKLNRNLEEKNRYITLVLNGEAMDAAAMEQQYLEYAERLRPFVKDTSVLIDQAIHAGKNVLFEGAQGMLLDIDYGTYPYVTSSNTTAGGVAAGAGIGPNRIREVVGVAKAYTTRVGKGPFPTELDNEIGEHIRQVGHEFGTVTGRSRRCGWLDLVILKTSARVSGLTSFVVTKLDTMAGIDPIRVCTGYEFNGTIIDYVPASLKDLAQCQPVYRDFKGWDESVAQIRDARDLPAEIIDYLTCIEEVTGVPVKTISVGPGRDETIER; this is encoded by the coding sequence ATGAATACAAAAGTAGTCGTAGGAGCCCAATGGGGCGATGAAGGCAAGGGCAAAGTGACGGATTATCTGGCCGAAGGCTCGGACCTGATTGTTCGTTTCCAGGGCGGGAACAACGCCGGCCACACCATCGAGGTGGACGGAAAACAGTACAAGCTTCAGCTGATTCCTTCCGGAATCATTTACGGAGGCCGCATGAACGTCATCGGCAACGGAGTTGCGTTTGATCCGGCAGCCTTCTTCCGGGAAGCTGATACCCTGGCTCAGGCCGGAATCCTGGTTACTCCCGAGGTACTGGCAATCTCTGACCGGGTCAATCTGATCCTGCCTTACCACATCGAACTGGACCGGCTGAAGGAACTGGCCCGCGGCAGCCAGGACATCGGCACCACCAAAAAAGGAATCGGCCCCTGCTACACCGATAAGTACGAACGCTCCGGCATTCGGATGTGCGATCTGATGGACCGGGATACGTTCTCCGAAAAGCTGAACCGAAATCTCGAGGAAAAAAACCGCTACATCACCCTGGTCCTCAACGGCGAGGCCATGGACGCGGCAGCTATGGAGCAGCAGTATCTGGAATATGCCGAACGGCTCAGACCCTTTGTCAAGGATACTTCTGTCCTCATCGATCAGGCGATCCACGCGGGAAAGAACGTCCTGTTTGAAGGCGCCCAGGGAATGCTGCTGGACATCGATTACGGCACCTATCCCTATGTTACGTCCAGCAATACGACAGCCGGCGGCGTCGCTGCCGGCGCGGGCATCGGACCTAATCGCATCCGGGAAGTGGTCGGTGTAGCCAAAGCCTATACCACCCGGGTCGGAAAAGGACCGTTCCCCACCGAACTGGATAATGAGATCGGTGAGCACATCCGCCAGGTGGGCCATGAGTTCGGAACAGTGACCGGACGCTCCCGCCGCTGCGGCTGGCTGGACCTGGTCATCCTCAAAACCTCGGCCAGAGTCTCGGGACTTACCTCCTTTGTCGTCACCAAGCTGGATACCATGGCCGGCATTGACCCCATCCGGGTCTGCACCGGATATGAGTTCAACGGCACGATCATCGACTATGTTCCGGCTTCCCTGAAGGATCTGGCTCAATGCCAACCGGTTTACCGCGACTTCAAGGGCTGGGATGAATCCGTCGCGCAGATCCGGGATGCCAGGGATCTGCCCGCTGAAATAATCGACTACCTCACCTGCATCGAAGAAGTGACCGGTGTTCCGGTGAAAACCATCTCGGTCGGTCCCGGCCGGGATGAGACTATCGAACGCTAG
- the lonC gene encoding Lon family ATP-dependent protease, whose translation MDRLNDSDFIMDRPDDLTTQLKIQEEIIHNILGTKEVTQRIKRLKLSKDINSPDALKKARALNRVIAQGNLAQIPAAQDLNQVMESTFRLISEQIARNFVQNRIEEKVQEALIDRQDEYIEEMRMNVIRKEKGPENSKTRKKYQDLVDLDQIHLSRNILNQLRPQEFNEIIGQERAIRSLISKIASPYPQHIILYGPPGVGKTTAARIALEEAKKLKFTPYGEKARFVEVDGTTLRWDPREIANPLLGSVHDPIYQGSKRDLADTGIPEPKTGLVTDAHGGILFIDEIGELDTILQNKLLKVLEDKRVEFSSSYYDPDDENVPQYIRYLFDKGAPADFTLIGATTREPQDISPALKSRCTAVFFEPLTPDHIHQIVTDAARKLKASLEPGVAELIARHTIEGRKAINILSDAYSLAVYRKTSLKGITISLEQVKEAIGTSRITAYEMLDNVSGWEIGHAYGLAVSGFIGSTVEIEAMAYEAREKGKGTIRFNETAGSMAKDSVFNAASVIRKVTGRAMMDYDIHVNVVGGANIDGPSAGAAITLALLSAIENRPVRQDTAITGEISLGGRLKPVGGIHEKIYGAIRKGIQRVIIPSDNAKEVPSGLTGITVCPCASIEEVRDLMYNKE comes from the coding sequence ATGGATCGATTGAATGATTCTGATTTTATAATGGATCGACCGGATGATCTGACAACACAATTAAAAATCCAGGAAGAAATCATACATAACATCCTGGGGACGAAAGAAGTAACCCAGCGCATCAAGCGGCTGAAGCTGAGCAAGGACATCAATTCACCGGATGCCCTGAAGAAAGCCCGGGCACTCAACCGGGTGATCGCCCAAGGAAATCTCGCACAGATTCCGGCCGCGCAGGATCTGAATCAGGTGATGGAGTCGACTTTCCGTCTGATTTCAGAACAGATTGCCCGGAATTTCGTCCAGAACCGGATCGAGGAAAAGGTGCAGGAAGCGCTGATCGACCGCCAGGACGAATACATCGAGGAAATGCGGATGAATGTCATCCGCAAGGAGAAGGGACCGGAAAACTCAAAAACCAGAAAGAAGTATCAGGATCTGGTGGATCTGGATCAGATTCATCTGTCCCGCAATATTCTCAACCAGCTCCGTCCTCAGGAGTTCAACGAAATCATCGGCCAGGAACGGGCCATCCGATCACTGATCTCCAAGATCGCCTCGCCCTATCCCCAGCACATCATCCTGTACGGACCTCCCGGCGTCGGCAAAACCACAGCGGCCCGGATTGCCCTGGAAGAGGCCAAAAAGCTGAAATTCACGCCCTACGGGGAGAAAGCACGTTTTGTCGAAGTCGACGGAACCACCCTGCGCTGGGACCCCCGCGAAATCGCGAACCCCCTGCTGGGGTCGGTCCACGATCCGATCTACCAAGGTTCCAAGCGAGACCTGGCGGACACCGGCATTCCGGAACCGAAGACCGGCCTGGTCACCGACGCGCATGGCGGCATTCTGTTTATTGATGAAATCGGGGAGCTCGACACCATCCTGCAGAACAAGCTGCTGAAAGTGCTGGAGGACAAGCGGGTGGAATTTTCCTCGTCCTATTATGACCCCGATGATGAGAATGTACCCCAGTACATCCGCTATCTCTTTGATAAAGGCGCGCCGGCGGATTTCACCTTGATCGGAGCAACCACCCGGGAGCCCCAGGACATCAGCCCGGCTCTGAAATCCCGCTGCACCGCGGTGTTCTTCGAGCCGCTGACCCCGGACCATATCCATCAGATCGTGACCGATGCCGCGCGGAAGCTGAAAGCCAGCCTGGAACCGGGGGTTGCCGAGCTGATCGCCCGCCATACCATCGAAGGGCGCAAAGCCATCAACATCCTGTCTGACGCCTACAGCCTGGCTGTGTACCGCAAGACCAGCCTGAAGGGAATCACCATTTCCCTGGAACAGGTCAAGGAGGCCATCGGAACCTCCCGGATAACAGCCTATGAGATGCTGGACAATGTATCCGGCTGGGAGATCGGCCATGCCTACGGCCTGGCGGTATCCGGCTTCATCGGTTCCACCGTGGAGATTGAGGCCATGGCTTATGAAGCCAGAGAAAAGGGCAAGGGCACCATCCGGTTCAATGAAACGGCCGGTTCCATGGCAAAGGACTCCGTCTTCAATGCCGCCTCGGTCATTCGCAAAGTGACCGGCCGGGCTATGATGGACTATGATATCCATGTCAATGTGGTCGGCGGGGCGAACATCGACGGACCCTCCGCCGGAGCGGCCATCACTCTGGCGCTGCTCAGTGCCATCGAAAACCGGCCGGTCCGGCAGGATACGGCCATCACCGGCGAAATTTCATTGGGCGGACGGCTCAAGCCCGTCGGCGGAATTCATGAAAAGATCTACGGCGCAATCCGCAAAGGAATTCAACGCGTCATCATCCCATCCGACAATGCAAAAGAAGTCCCGTCCGGCCTGACTGGAATTACGGTGTGTCCCTGCGCCTCCATCGAGGAAGTCCGGGATCTGATGTACAACAAGGAGTAA
- the dnaB gene encoding replicative DNA helicase: MENNIIRTMPANVQAEQSILAIMFYDEKNIPKVFERLTSEDFYQDSHRLIFDAAVELFGRDTPFDIVLLQDYLHSKGQLEKVGGLAYLSRLAALEYSSALLDSYMDSVAEKSLLRRLIKAADEIQRDSYDKQDEPEMVLEDAERRIFQISEKRQAKDFVPMNQAVERGLINIENMYINKGQFTGIRSPFPRLDEMTAGFQKGDMVLIAARPSMGKTTFALNLAEHAALREGKSVAIFSLEMSTDQLSYKLLCSEAGVDMNKMRLGDLDETDWDNIARATGPLSKAKIFIDDTAGISVMEMKSKARRLKLEHGLDLIVIDYLQLMTGKGENRQQEVSEISRSIKVLAKELEVPVLTLSQLSRAPEQRQDHRPMLSDLRESGSIEQDADLVMFLYRDEYYNKDTEKPGTAECIIAKQRNGPVGTVDLAWIGKFSKFGIADTIHGA, translated from the coding sequence ATGGAAAACAACATCATACGGACCATGCCGGCCAATGTTCAGGCAGAACAGAGCATATTGGCCATCATGTTCTACGATGAAAAGAATATACCCAAAGTATTTGAGCGCCTGACCTCGGAGGACTTCTATCAGGATTCCCACCGTCTGATCTTTGACGCCGCCGTGGAGCTGTTCGGCAGGGATACCCCCTTTGATATCGTCCTGCTCCAGGATTATCTTCATTCCAAGGGTCAGCTGGAAAAAGTCGGAGGTCTGGCCTATCTGTCGCGCCTGGCTGCATTGGAATACAGTTCAGCGCTGCTGGACTCGTACATGGATTCGGTGGCGGAGAAGTCGCTGCTGCGCCGCCTGATCAAGGCCGCCGATGAGATTCAGCGGGATTCCTACGACAAGCAGGATGAGCCCGAAATGGTGCTGGAAGATGCGGAGCGCCGGATTTTCCAGATTTCGGAAAAGCGTCAGGCAAAGGACTTTGTGCCGATGAATCAGGCCGTGGAACGCGGCCTGATCAACATTGAGAACATGTACATCAACAAGGGTCAGTTTACCGGAATCCGCAGCCCCTTCCCCCGGCTGGATGAAATGACGGCCGGTTTCCAGAAGGGGGACATGGTTCTGATCGCTGCCCGCCCCTCCATGGGAAAAACCACGTTCGCCCTGAATCTGGCCGAACATGCCGCTCTGCGGGAAGGAAAATCCGTGGCGATTTTCAGTCTGGAAATGAGTACGGATCAGCTGTCCTATAAGCTGCTGTGCTCAGAGGCCGGCGTTGACATGAACAAGATGCGTCTGGGCGACCTGGATGAGACCGACTGGGACAATATTGCCCGGGCCACCGGACCGCTGTCCAAGGCTAAAATCTTCATCGATGACACGGCCGGCATCTCGGTCATGGAGATGAAGAGCAAGGCCAGACGGCTCAAGCTGGAACATGGCCTGGACCTCATCGTCATTGACTACCTGCAGCTGATGACGGGCAAGGGCGAGAATCGCCAGCAGGAAGTCTCCGAGATTTCCCGTTCGATCAAGGTTCTGGCCAAGGAACTGGAGGTGCCCGTGCTCACCCTGTCTCAGCTGTCCCGGGCTCCGGAACAGCGTCAGGATCACCGCCCCATGCTGTCTGACTTGCGTGAGTCCGGATCCATCGAGCAGGACGCCGATCTTGTCATGTTCCTGTATCGGGACGAGTATTATAATAAGGATACGGAAAAGCCGGGAACGGCGGAATGCATTATCGCCAAGCAGCGTAACGGTCCTGTCGGAACCGTTGATCTGGCCTGGATCGGTAAATTCAGTAAATTCGGCATCGCCGATACCATCCACGGAGCTTAG
- a CDS encoding thioesterase: MINLQYYTMDYIVDFRDVDRFHDLKAEALMQMFGTVSTHHEVLGMKLRPGYMMEWDMAWILYQWKIEVLRPKQYARKLTVHTVAVLKKDMYCYRYFLVKDLQGNEVARAVSQWVAVDMNKRRIGRIPEPVSEIIQQGEVSESIRDRILGVDVAPLRKRSVEFPFELEIPVLYSDVDSNQHVNNAIYARWATETIHAMDPAWLEGKYPSTINVVYKKEKAPGGIVRSKVRLEGTISYHEIWDSEDNLLTLIELGWSDKDVSLGDYTDYDFAAVLRT; encoded by the coding sequence GTGATCAATTTGCAATACTATACCATGGATTATATTGTCGACTTTCGCGATGTGGACCGCTTCCACGACCTGAAGGCGGAAGCGCTGATGCAGATGTTCGGTACTGTCTCCACCCATCATGAGGTCCTGGGGATGAAGCTTCGTCCCGGGTACATGATGGAATGGGATATGGCCTGGATTCTTTATCAGTGGAAGATTGAAGTTCTTCGACCCAAGCAGTATGCCCGGAAATTAACGGTTCACACGGTGGCCGTATTGAAAAAAGATATGTACTGCTACCGCTATTTCCTGGTGAAGGATCTTCAGGGCAATGAAGTGGCCCGGGCGGTATCCCAGTGGGTGGCGGTTGACATGAACAAGCGCCGGATCGGCCGGATTCCTGAACCGGTCAGTGAGATCATCCAGCAGGGGGAGGTATCCGAATCCATCCGCGACCGGATCCTGGGGGTTGATGTGGCGCCCCTTCGCAAAAGAAGCGTGGAGTTTCCATTTGAACTGGAGATTCCCGTTTTATACTCCGACGTTGATTCCAACCAGCATGTCAATAATGCCATCTATGCCCGCTGGGCCACAGAAACCATCCATGCGATGGATCCAGCCTGGCTGGAAGGGAAATACCCCAGTACCATCAATGTGGTCTACAAGAAAGAAAAGGCCCCCGGCGGCATCGTTCGTTCGAAAGTCCGCCTGGAGGGAACCATTTCCTATCATGAAATCTGGGACAGTGAGGACAACCTGCTCACCCTGATTGAGCTGGGCTGGAGTGACAAGGATGTATCTCTGGGTGATTATACCGACTATGACTTTGCCGCTGTTCTGAGAACCTAA
- the pgsA gene encoding CDP-diacylglycerol--glycerol-3-phosphate 3-phosphatidyltransferase: MSIPNIISIFRILLIPLFIYTFVTGTGDGRIIYPIIIFIISGISDVLDGYIARTYHMETKLGAVLDPLADKLMLITALICFAVYDYIPYWIVILVALKELFMIGGGIIAYQRGIVNRANAWGKMATFLFHISIVMFLVSKTLAFLLLIVSIVISFSALFTYVRLTLEKKKKMDGPA; the protein is encoded by the coding sequence ATGAGCATCCCGAATATCATTTCCATTTTCCGGATCCTTCTGATCCCCCTGTTCATATATACATTCGTGACGGGAACCGGAGACGGGCGGATTATCTACCCGATCATCATCTTTATCATATCAGGAATCTCCGATGTTCTGGACGGATACATCGCAAGGACCTACCATATGGAAACCAAGCTGGGCGCAGTCCTGGATCCCCTGGCGGATAAACTCATGCTGATCACGGCCCTGATCTGTTTTGCGGTCTATGACTACATTCCCTACTGGATTGTCATACTGGTCGCGCTGAAGGAACTGTTCATGATCGGCGGAGGAATTATTGCCTATCAGCGAGGCATCGTCAACCGGGCCAATGCCTGGGGAAAAATGGCGACCTTCCTGTTCCATATCTCCATTGTGATGTTCCTGGTCTCCAAAACCCTGGCGTTCTTGCTGCTGATTGTCTCCATCGTCATCTCGTTTTCTGCCCTGTTCACCTATGTGCGGCTCACCCTGGAAAAGAAGAAAAAAATGGATGGACCCGCCTGA